Within Verrucomicrobiota bacterium, the genomic segment CCGCCGCGGCCGATACGATTGGGGCACGGAACTCAACCAGCGCTGGTTCGACGAAGCCGCGCTCGTCCGCCGCGAACTCCACTCGCTCGGCCCCTTTGAAGAAACGCTCGAACTCGCGTGCGGCACCGGCATCTGGACCGAACAACTCCTCGCCATCAGCTCGCACGTCACCGCGCTCGACGCCTCGCCGGAAGTCCTCGAACTCAACCGCCGAAAACTTGGCTCGCCGCGCGTGGATTACATTCAAGCCGACGTCTTCGCGTGGGAGCCCGGGCGCGCGTTCGACCTTGTTGCCTGCTGCTTCTGGCTCTCGCACGTGCCCGCCGACAAGCTCGACGCCTTCCTCGACAAGCTCCGCCGCGCGACGCGCGCCGGGGGCCGGCTCTTCTTCGTGGACTCGCTCAACGAAAGCACCTCGATGGCGAAAGACCACGACCGTCCCGCGGTCGAGACCGGCGTGCGCGTGCGCAAGCTCTCCGACGGGCGCGAGTTCCGAGTCGTAAAGGTCTATTACGAGCCCGCCGCGTTCACCGCGACCCTCGCGCGACACGGTTTCGCCGCCACGGTCCGCGCAAGCGGCGCGCATTTTCTGTTTGGCTTCGCCACGCGGGAGTGAGCAGACTGCGCGGCGATGAAAGCCCTTCGCGGATGGTGTCGGCGCGCGTTTTTGCAAGTTGCGTGCTGCACGACGATGCTTCTGCTGGCCTCCACGGTCTGCGCGCAGTCCACGAACAACTTCGGATTCGCCGACTTCCTCCTCGTCCCGCTGCGCTTCCACCTGCTGACCGCCACGAACGCGCCGGACGTCCACACCACGCTCACGACGAACGACATCGCGCG encodes:
- a CDS encoding class I SAM-dependent methyltransferase; translation: MSGAAPDSLLSEQAAYYRARAGEYDDWWFRRGRYDWGTELNQRWFDEAALVRRELHSLGPFEETLELACGTGIWTEQLLAISSHVTALDASPEVLELNRRKLGSPRVDYIQADVFAWEPGRAFDLVACCFWLSHVPADKLDAFLDKLRRATRAGGRLFFVDSLNESTSMAKDHDRPAVETGVRVRKLSDGREFRVVKVYYEPAAFTATLARHGFAATVRASGAHFLFGFATRE